A window from Pseudomonas moraviensis encodes these proteins:
- the ccmE gene encoding cytochrome c maturation protein CcmE, with the protein MNALRKKRLIIILAILVGVGAAVGLALSALQENINLFYTPTQIANGEAPQDTRIRAGGMVEAGSLQRSKDSLNVKFVVTDFNKSVTIAYRGILPDLFREGQGIVALGKLNADGVVVADEVLAKHDEKYMPPEVTKALKDSGQSAPTPVKEG; encoded by the coding sequence GTGAATGCGCTGCGCAAAAAACGTCTGATCATCATTCTGGCCATCCTGGTCGGGGTCGGCGCCGCTGTCGGCCTGGCCCTGAGCGCGCTGCAGGAAAACATCAATCTGTTTTACACGCCGACGCAGATCGCCAACGGTGAAGCGCCGCAGGACACGCGCATCCGCGCCGGCGGCATGGTCGAGGCCGGTTCGCTGCAACGATCCAAGGATTCGCTGAACGTCAAGTTCGTCGTCACCGATTTCAACAAGTCCGTGACCATCGCTTATCGCGGCATCCTCCCGGATCTGTTCCGCGAAGGGCAGGGTATCGTCGCCCTCGGCAAGCTCAACGCCGACGGCGTGGTGGTGGCCGATGAAGTGCTGGCCAAGCACGATGAGAAGTACATGCCGCCGGAAGTGACCAAAGCGCTAAAGGATAGCGGTCAATCCGCGCCAACGCCTGTGAAGGAGGGTTGA
- the ccmD gene encoding heme exporter protein CcmD gives MSFASFGDFLAMGHHGLYVWSAYGICLAVLALNVVAPIAARKRYLQQEARRLRRENGQ, from the coding sequence ATGAGTTTTGCTTCATTCGGCGACTTCCTCGCCATGGGCCATCACGGCCTGTATGTCTGGTCGGCCTACGGCATCTGTCTGGCGGTGCTGGCCCTCAACGTGGTGGCGCCGATTGCGGCGCGCAAGCGTTATCTGCAACAAGAGGCGCGTCGTCTGCGCCGGGAGAACGGCCAGTGA
- a CDS encoding heme ABC transporter permease, with amino-acid sequence MNWTWFHKLGSPKWFYGISGKFLPCLSIAALLLIGVGVVWGLAFAPPDYQQGNSFRIIYIHVPAAMLAQSIYVMLAVCGVVGLVWKMKLADVALQCAAPIGAWMTAVALVTGAIWGKPTWGSWWVWDARLTSMLILLFLYFGVIALGNAISNRDSAAKACAVLAIVGVINIPIIKYSVEWWNTLHQGATFTLTEKPAMPAEMWLPLLLTVLGFYCFFGAVLLLRMRLEVLKREARASWVKTEVQQSLEAAR; translated from the coding sequence ATGAACTGGACCTGGTTTCACAAGCTCGGCTCGCCCAAGTGGTTCTACGGCATCAGCGGCAAGTTCCTGCCGTGTTTGAGCATCGCAGCGTTGCTGCTGATTGGCGTTGGTGTGGTCTGGGGGCTGGCGTTCGCGCCGCCGGATTATCAGCAAGGCAACAGCTTCCGCATCATCTACATTCACGTGCCTGCCGCGATGCTCGCCCAGTCGATCTACGTGATGCTCGCGGTGTGCGGCGTGGTCGGGCTGGTGTGGAAGATGAAACTGGCCGACGTCGCTCTGCAATGTGCTGCACCGATCGGTGCTTGGATGACTGCCGTGGCGCTGGTCACCGGGGCGATCTGGGGCAAGCCGACCTGGGGCTCGTGGTGGGTCTGGGACGCGCGCCTGACCTCGATGTTGATTCTGCTGTTTCTGTATTTCGGCGTGATCGCGCTGGGCAATGCCATCAGCAACCGCGACAGCGCCGCCAAGGCCTGCGCGGTGCTGGCGATCGTTGGGGTGATCAACATTCCGATCATCAAATACTCGGTGGAGTGGTGGAACACCCTGCACCAGGGCGCGACGTTTACCCTCACGGAAAAGCCGGCGATGCCGGCGGAAATGTGGCTGCCGCTGCTGCTGACGGTGCTGGGCTTCTACTGCTTCTTCGGCGCTGTGCTGTTGCTGCGCATGCGCCTTGAAGTGCTCAAGCGCGAAGCCCGCGCCAGTTGGGTGAAAACCGAAGTGCAGCAGAGTCTGGAGGCGGCACGATGA
- the ccmB gene encoding heme exporter protein CcmB yields the protein MSVFGLLLARESRLLFRRPAELANPLIFFAIVIALFPLAVGPETQVLQNLSPGLVWVAALLSVLLSLDGLFRSDFEDGSLEQWVLSSHPLPLLVLAKVLAHWLFSGLALVLLSPLLALMLGLPAACLPVLLLSLLLGTPVLSLLGAVGAALTVGLKRGGLLLALLILPLYIPVLILGSGALQAALQGMPATGYLLWMASLTALAITLTPFAIAAGLKISVGE from the coding sequence ATGAGTGTCTTCGGCCTGCTGCTTGCCCGCGAATCGCGCCTGCTGTTCCGCCGCCCGGCGGAGCTGGCCAACCCGCTGATTTTCTTCGCCATCGTCATTGCACTGTTCCCGCTGGCCGTCGGCCCGGAAACTCAAGTCTTGCAAAACCTGTCCCCGGGGTTAGTCTGGGTGGCGGCGTTGTTGTCTGTCCTTCTGTCGCTGGACGGATTGTTTCGCAGTGATTTCGAAGATGGTTCGCTGGAGCAGTGGGTCCTTTCGTCGCACCCGCTGCCGCTATTGGTCCTGGCCAAGGTACTGGCACACTGGCTGTTCTCCGGTCTGGCACTGGTCCTGCTGTCGCCATTGCTGGCGTTGATGCTCGGTTTGCCGGCCGCCTGTCTGCCGGTGCTGCTGCTGTCGTTGCTGCTGGGCACGCCGGTGCTGAGCCTGCTCGGCGCAGTCGGCGCGGCGCTGACGGTCGGCCTCAAGCGCGGCGGTCTGTTGCTGGCGCTGCTGATTCTGCCGTTGTACATCCCGGTGTTGATCCTTGGCAGCGGCGCGTTGCAGGCCGCGCTGCAAGGCATGCCGGCGACCGGATACCTGTTGTGGATGGCCAGCCTCACAGCGCTGGCGATCACCCTGACACCCTTTGCAATAGCCGCTGGCCTGAAGATCAGCGTCGGCGAATAA
- the ccmA gene encoding cytochrome c biogenesis heme-transporting ATPase CcmA, with the protein MTSPVLQTVALACERDLRLLFEHLELRLVSGDMVQISGPNGSGKTSLLRLLAGLMQPTDGQVLLNGQPLAEQRSELARNLLWIGHAAGIKDLLTPEENLSWLCALHHPAEREAIWQALAAVGLRGFEDVPCHSLSAGQQRRVALARLYLDSPPLWILDEPFTALDKQGVAQLEEHLAGHCERGGLVVLTTHHTLSRMPAGYRDIDLGKWAV; encoded by the coding sequence TTGACCAGTCCTGTCCTGCAAACCGTTGCCCTGGCGTGTGAACGCGATCTGCGGCTGCTGTTCGAACACCTCGAATTGCGCCTGGTCAGCGGTGACATGGTGCAGATCAGCGGTCCCAACGGCAGCGGCAAGACCAGTCTTTTACGTCTGCTCGCCGGTTTGATGCAACCCACCGATGGCCAGGTGCTGCTCAACGGGCAACCGCTGGCCGAGCAACGCAGCGAACTGGCGCGCAATCTGTTGTGGATCGGTCACGCCGCCGGGATCAAGGATCTGCTCACTCCCGAAGAAAACCTGTCGTGGCTCTGCGCCCTGCATCATCCCGCCGAGCGCGAGGCGATCTGGCAGGCACTGGCAGCGGTAGGATTGCGCGGTTTCGAAGACGTTCCCTGCCACAGTCTTTCCGCCGGTCAACAGCGCCGCGTAGCGCTGGCGCGGTTGTATCTGGACAGCCCGCCGTTGTGGATTCTCGACGAACCTTTCACGGCGCTGGACAAGCAGGGCGTCGCGCAACTGGAAGAACATCTGGCCGGGCATTGCGAGCGCGGCGGTCTCGTGGTCCTGACCACGCACCATACGCTGAGCCGCATGCCGGCCGGTTATCGCGACATCGATCTGGGGAAATGGGCGGTATGA
- a CDS encoding flagellar hook-length control protein FliK has protein sequence MTGEMNILPLPPTVPASARPQMGELLKLLTPVEGLIGAGQSAKAEVLSLKQADQTFELLLKVTLDSGRQTTVQASSNLPLPQGTNLAITQPSAGNLAITVQQAIASSVATLTRIDTAQLPAGTLLQGKVVTSQALPQTPGQAAVFRSMVTLLNTALSGSTLTVDSPQPLRIGTLLSAQVQDAQTLKFVPLSSRQEQLAVSQQLLGQQSRQGSLDGLLKLLQNLPPATDQTSADLRAVVDKLLASLPDVQQMSTAKGVALALANSGAFLEAKLLGGQNPALAPDMKADLLKLIAQLTPGLPSNTNFNAIIAANTLAQALPSFVRNALGTLGQVSAKPLPSSFPLPERLLAKLEGEGDLEQLLRLAAAAVSRLQSHQLSSLEQTGVTDDGRLLSTWQLEIPMRNLQDIVPLQVKFQREEAPEREPQPHERRDEREAKQQLWRVDLAFDLEPLGPMQIQAQLIAGSLSSQLWAERPYTADLIESNLFALRQRLLDSGLNVGDLDCHHGTPPQGNQTRLEHRWVDETA, from the coding sequence ATGACAGGCGAAATGAACATCCTCCCGCTGCCGCCCACCGTGCCGGCGAGCGCTCGCCCGCAGATGGGTGAACTGCTCAAGCTGCTGACGCCGGTCGAGGGCTTGATAGGCGCGGGGCAAAGCGCCAAGGCCGAGGTGTTGTCGCTCAAGCAGGCCGATCAGACCTTTGAATTGCTGCTCAAAGTGACCCTCGACAGCGGTCGCCAGACCACCGTGCAAGCCAGCAGCAATCTGCCGTTGCCACAGGGCACCAACCTGGCGATCACCCAGCCATCGGCCGGGAATCTGGCAATCACCGTGCAGCAAGCGATTGCCAGCAGCGTCGCCACCCTCACCCGCATCGACACCGCGCAGTTGCCGGCCGGCACCCTGCTGCAAGGCAAAGTCGTGACCTCACAGGCTCTGCCGCAAACCCCAGGACAAGCGGCGGTGTTCCGTTCGATGGTGACCCTGCTCAACACTGCGTTGAGCGGCAGCACATTGACCGTCGACAGTCCGCAACCGCTGCGCATCGGCACCTTGTTGTCGGCGCAGGTGCAGGACGCGCAAACCCTCAAATTCGTGCCGTTGAGCAGCCGTCAGGAGCAACTGGCGGTCAGTCAGCAATTGCTCGGTCAGCAAAGTCGCCAAGGCTCGCTCGATGGTTTGCTGAAATTGCTGCAGAACCTGCCGCCGGCCACCGATCAGACTTCGGCCGATCTGCGCGCAGTGGTCGACAAGCTGCTCGCCAGCCTGCCGGACGTGCAGCAAATGAGCACGGCCAAAGGCGTGGCACTCGCCCTGGCCAACAGCGGCGCGTTCCTCGAAGCCAAATTGCTCGGCGGACAAAACCCGGCGCTTGCCCCGGACATGAAGGCCGACCTGCTCAAGCTGATCGCGCAACTGACCCCCGGCCTGCCGAGCAACACCAATTTCAACGCGATCATCGCCGCCAACACCCTGGCGCAGGCCTTGCCGAGTTTCGTTCGAAATGCCTTGGGCACCCTCGGTCAGGTCAGCGCCAAACCGCTGCCGAGCAGCTTTCCGTTACCCGAACGGCTGCTGGCGAAACTGGAAGGCGAAGGCGATCTCGAACAGCTGCTGCGCCTCGCCGCCGCTGCGGTGTCGCGCCTGCAAAGCCATCAGTTGTCGAGCCTGGAACAGACTGGCGTCACCGACGATGGCCGCCTGCTCAGCACCTGGCAGCTGGAAATTCCCATGCGCAATTTGCAGGACATCGTGCCGCTGCAGGTCAAGTTTCAGCGTGAAGAAGCGCCGGAGCGCGAACCGCAACCCCACGAACGCCGCGACGAGCGTGAAGCCAAACAGCAACTGTGGCGGGTCGATCTGGCCTTCGATCTGGAACCCCTCGGACCGATGCAGATTCAGGCGCAACTGATTGCTGGCAGCCTGTCCAGTCAGCTGTGGGCCGAGCGGCCGTACACCGCCGACCTGATCGAAAGCAATCTGTTTGCACTGCGCCAGCGCTTGCTCGATTCCGGGCTCAACGTCGGCGACCTCGACTGCCACCACGGCACCCCGCCGCAAGGCAACCAAACCCGCCTCGAACACCGCTGGGTCGACGAAACCGCATGA
- a CDS encoding EscU/YscU/HrcU family type III secretion system export apparatus switch protein: protein MNDSTAPRQAIALKYDGNHAPTLTAKGDDELAEEILRIARDYEVPIYENAELVRLLARMELGDSIPEELYRTIAEIIAFAWNLKGKFPEGQDPNAPMVEKDVTLRGDDY from the coding sequence ATGAACGATTCCACTGCCCCACGCCAGGCCATCGCCCTCAAATACGACGGCAACCACGCCCCGACCCTCACCGCCAAGGGCGACGATGAACTGGCCGAAGAAATCCTGCGCATCGCTCGCGATTACGAAGTGCCGATCTACGAAAACGCCGAACTGGTGCGCCTGCTGGCGCGGATGGAACTGGGCGACAGCATCCCCGAAGAGCTCTACCGCACGATCGCCGAGATCATCGCGTTTGCGTGGAATCTGAAGGGCAAATTCCCCGAGGGACAAGACCCGAACGCGCCGATGGTCGAGAAAGATGTGACCCTGCGCGGCGATGATTATTAA
- a CDS encoding DUF2802 domain-containing protein yields MILEVAVIVLFLFWAGTLAMFVSYIKAQRVIAAQQAQGDALRDQRIKELAKRVDDYQNGNVRMGEALHELRAVVSPLPDKIVALEQRDPSSLSFAQAAKLVGMGASVDELTQSCGLTQAEAELMRKLHKSS; encoded by the coding sequence TTGATTCTCGAGGTTGCGGTAATTGTTCTGTTCCTGTTCTGGGCCGGCACGCTGGCGATGTTCGTGTCGTACATCAAGGCGCAGCGGGTGATCGCTGCGCAGCAGGCCCAGGGCGATGCGCTGCGTGATCAGCGCATCAAGGAACTGGCCAAACGCGTCGACGATTACCAGAACGGCAACGTGCGCATGGGCGAAGCCCTGCACGAGTTGCGCGCGGTGGTGAGCCCGTTGCCGGACAAGATCGTTGCACTGGAACAACGCGACCCGTCGAGCCTGTCATTCGCCCAGGCGGCGAAACTGGTGGGCATGGGCGCGAGCGTCGATGAACTGACTCAGTCGTGCGGCTTGACCCAGGCTGAGGCGGAGTTGATGCGCAAACTTCACAAGAGCAGCTAG
- a CDS encoding chemotaxis protein CheW, translated as MSSQASNAKGSEDPILQWVTFKLDNETYGINVMRVQEVLRYTEIAPVPGAPSYVLGIINLRGNVVTVIDTRQRFGLHSGEISDNTRIVIIEADKQVVGIMVDSVAEVVYLRQSEIETAPNVGNEESAKFIQGVCNKNNELLILVELDKMMSEEEWSELESI; from the coding sequence ATGAGTAGTCAGGCGTCGAATGCAAAAGGTTCTGAAGATCCGATCCTGCAATGGGTGACCTTCAAACTGGATAACGAAACCTACGGCATCAACGTGATGCGCGTGCAGGAAGTGCTGCGCTACACCGAGATCGCCCCGGTACCGGGTGCGCCGAGCTATGTGCTGGGCATCATCAACCTGCGCGGCAACGTGGTCACCGTGATCGACACCCGTCAGCGCTTCGGCCTGCACAGCGGCGAGATCAGCGACAACACCCGTATCGTCATCATCGAGGCCGACAAGCAAGTCGTCGGCATCATGGTCGACAGCGTCGCCGAAGTGGTTTACCTGCGTCAGTCGGAAATCGAAACCGCACCGAACGTCGGTAACGAAGAGTCGGCCAAGTTCATCCAGGGCGTGTGCAACAAGAACAACGAGCTGCTGATTCTGGTCGAGCTGGACAAGATGATGAGCGAAGAAGAATGGTCGGAACTGGAGAGCATCTGA
- a CDS encoding CheW domain-containing protein codes for MNRPVKLTSRPQQALQSYLEDLLLDLPEDVLPPVEAQPPVVEQAQPEVMESAEAMDEFQAAVLEEQARDAQKTVSPVAAPAVAPVAKAPVALIDEPRAPLSTLAPLLQTQLLTVPEPEPEPEPEPAPPVAEPQVLIPPLVEVHLPPNNPPPPVEPDGRPAWAAEAFECLLFDVAGLTLAVPLVCLGSIYSLAGHELTPLFGQPEWFLGILPSQAGNLKVLDTARWVMPDRYRDDFRQGLQYVISVQGYEWGLAVHQVSRSLRLDPNEIKWRSHRGQRPWLAGTVIEHMCALLDVSALAELIASGGAKHLSGNKPLHKPT; via the coding sequence ATGAACCGGCCGGTTAAGCTGACTTCACGTCCGCAACAGGCCTTGCAGTCCTACCTGGAAGACCTGCTGCTGGACCTGCCCGAAGACGTGCTGCCACCAGTCGAAGCGCAGCCGCCAGTCGTCGAACAGGCGCAGCCTGAAGTGATGGAAAGCGCCGAGGCCATGGACGAGTTCCAGGCGGCGGTGCTCGAAGAACAGGCTCGCGACGCGCAGAAAACCGTCAGCCCGGTTGCCGCCCCCGCAGTTGCGCCTGTGGCGAAAGCACCAGTCGCGCTGATCGACGAACCGCGCGCGCCGCTGTCGACGCTGGCGCCGCTGCTGCAAACACAGTTATTGACCGTTCCGGAACCAGAACCCGAGCCGGAGCCAGAACCGGCGCCGCCAGTGGCAGAGCCGCAGGTGCTGATTCCGCCGCTGGTCGAAGTGCATCTGCCGCCGAACAACCCGCCGCCACCGGTTGAACCCGATGGCCGTCCGGCCTGGGCTGCTGAGGCCTTCGAATGTCTGTTGTTCGATGTCGCCGGGCTGACGCTGGCCGTGCCGCTGGTGTGCCTGGGGTCGATCTATTCGCTGGCCGGCCATGAGCTGACGCCGCTGTTCGGTCAGCCGGAGTGGTTCCTCGGAATTCTGCCGAGCCAGGCCGGCAACCTGAAGGTCCTGGACACCGCGCGCTGGGTCATGCCGGATCGGTACCGCGATGACTTCCGGCAGGGCCTGCAATACGTGATTTCGGTTCAGGGTTACGAGTGGGGGCTGGCGGTGCATCAGGTCAGTCGCTCGTTGCGCCTGGACCCGAATGAAATCAAATGGAGAAGTCATCGGGGTCAGCGGCCATGGCTCGCCGGCACGGTGATCGAGCACATGTGTGCATTGCTTGACGTATCCGCGCTGGCCGAGCTGATCGCCAGCGGCGGGGCAAAGCACTTGAGCGGCAACAAGCCGCTACATAAACCGACATAG
- a CDS encoding ParA family protein, with protein MRVWAVANQKGGVGKTTSSIALAGLLAEAGKRVVVVDLDPHGSMTSYFGYDPDSLEHSNYDLFLHKGSVPQGLPGQLLLSTSDERISLLPSSTALATLERQSPGQSGLGLVIAKSLAQLWQDFDYAIIDSPPLLGVLMVNALAASQQLVIPVQTEHLAVKGLERMVNTLAMINRSRKQPLPFSIVPTLFDRRTQASMGTLRVLRDKFPDDIWHGYIPVDTRLRDASRAGVTPSQFDGKSRGVLAYRALLKHLLAQQLVPQVA; from the coding sequence ATGAGAGTCTGGGCAGTCGCCAATCAAAAGGGTGGTGTCGGTAAAACCACATCCTCCATCGCTTTAGCCGGGTTGCTGGCCGAGGCGGGCAAGCGCGTGGTTGTGGTCGATCTCGACCCGCACGGCTCGATGACCAGCTATTTCGGTTACGACCCCGACAGCCTGGAACACAGCAACTACGACCTGTTTCTGCACAAGGGCAGCGTGCCGCAAGGCCTGCCGGGGCAGTTGCTGCTGTCGACCAGCGACGAACGCATTTCCCTGCTGCCGTCGAGCACTGCGCTGGCCACCCTTGAGCGGCAGTCGCCGGGGCAGAGTGGCCTGGGTCTGGTGATCGCCAAGAGTCTGGCGCAGCTGTGGCAGGACTTCGATTACGCGATCATCGACAGCCCGCCGTTGCTCGGCGTGTTGATGGTCAACGCCCTTGCAGCGAGCCAGCAACTGGTGATCCCGGTGCAGACCGAGCACTTGGCCGTGAAAGGTCTGGAGCGCATGGTCAACACCCTGGCGATGATCAATCGTTCGCGCAAACAGCCACTGCCGTTCAGCATCGTGCCGACCCTGTTCGACCGCCGTACGCAGGCGTCGATGGGCACGCTGCGCGTGCTGCGCGACAAATTCCCCGACGATATCTGGCACGGCTACATCCCGGTCGATACCCGCCTGCGCGATGCGAGTCGCGCCGGTGTCACGCCTTCGCAATTCGACGGCAAGAGCCGTGGCGTGCTGGCCTACCGCGCGCTGCTCAAGCACCTGCTCGCGCAGCAACTTGTTCCGCAGGTGGCCTGA
- the motD gene encoding flagellar motor protein MotD, producing MMARRRHQEEHVNHERWLVSYADFITLLFAFFVVMYSISSINEGKYKVISEALIGVFTDSDRSLKPIPIGDERPKTVTPAKPLVKDAEQVDAGIAGASDPLKSIADDISAAFGDLISSNQMTVRGNELWVEIELNSSLLFGSGDAMPSDIAFNIIDKVAAILKPFDNPIHVEGFTDDQPIRTAQYPTNWELSSARSASIVRMLAMQGVNPGRLASVGYGEFQPVANNATVEGRAKNRRVVLVVSRNLDVRRSLTGTGTANAQPDAALKRAGTQTAPTPVKTPGRESAVNSPSPALTR from the coding sequence ATCATGGCTCGTCGCAGGCATCAGGAAGAACACGTTAACCACGAGCGCTGGCTCGTGTCCTACGCGGATTTCATCACTTTGCTGTTCGCGTTTTTCGTGGTGATGTACTCGATCTCGTCGATCAACGAAGGCAAGTACAAAGTCATCTCCGAAGCGCTGATCGGCGTGTTCACCGATTCCGATCGCTCGCTCAAACCGATTCCGATCGGCGACGAGCGGCCGAAGACCGTGACCCCGGCCAAGCCGCTGGTCAAGGATGCCGAGCAGGTCGACGCCGGTATCGCCGGGGCCAGCGATCCGCTGAAAAGCATCGCCGATGACATCAGTGCCGCGTTCGGTGACTTGATCAGCTCCAACCAGATGACCGTGCGCGGCAACGAGCTGTGGGTCGAGATCGAACTCAACTCCAGCCTGTTGTTCGGCAGCGGCGACGCAATGCCGAGCGACATCGCCTTCAACATCATCGACAAGGTCGCAGCGATCCTGAAACCGTTCGACAACCCGATCCACGTTGAAGGCTTTACCGACGATCAACCGATCCGCACCGCGCAGTACCCGACCAACTGGGAGCTGTCCTCGGCACGCTCGGCGAGCATCGTGCGCATGCTCGCCATGCAGGGTGTCAACCCTGGGCGTCTGGCGTCGGTGGGCTACGGCGAATTCCAGCCAGTGGCCAACAACGCCACGGTCGAAGGCCGGGCGAAGAACCGTCGCGTGGTGCTGGTGGTGTCGCGCAACCTCGATGTACGCCGCAGCCTCACCGGTACCGGAACCGCCAATGCGCAACCGGACGCGGCACTGAAGCGCGCTGGCACACAAACTGCACCGACCCCGGTCAAGACGCCGGGACGCGAGAGTGCCGTCAATTCTCCGTCGCCCGCATTAACACGCTGA
- a CDS encoding flagellar motor protein, with the protein MDVLSLIGLIMAFVAIIGGNYLEGGHLGALANGPAALIVLGGTVGAALLQSPMSAFKRAMQILAWIFFPPRVDLAGGIDRVVNWSLTARKEGLLGLEGVADAEPDSYSRKGLQLLVDGAEPEAIRSILEVDFYTQESRDIEAAKVFESMGGYAPTIGIIGAVMGLIHVMGNLADPSQLGNGIAVAFVATIYGVASANLILLPVAAKLKSIALRQSRYREMLLEGILSIAEGENPRSIELKLQGFMD; encoded by the coding sequence ATGGATGTTCTCAGCCTTATCGGCCTCATCATGGCGTTCGTCGCCATCATCGGCGGCAACTACCTTGAAGGCGGTCACCTCGGCGCGCTGGCCAACGGCCCGGCGGCGCTGATCGTGCTGGGCGGCACGGTCGGCGCCGCGCTGCTGCAATCGCCGATGAGCGCGTTCAAGCGCGCGATGCAGATTCTCGCGTGGATCTTCTTTCCGCCGCGTGTCGACCTGGCCGGCGGCATCGACCGCGTGGTCAATTGGAGCCTGACGGCGCGCAAGGAAGGCTTGCTCGGTCTCGAAGGCGTGGCCGACGCCGAACCCGACAGCTACTCGCGCAAGGGCCTGCAACTGCTGGTCGATGGCGCCGAGCCGGAAGCGATCCGGAGCATTCTCGAAGTGGATTTCTACACCCAGGAATCACGTGATATCGAAGCGGCCAAGGTCTTCGAAAGCATGGGCGGCTACGCGCCGACCATCGGCATCATCGGTGCGGTGATGGGCCTCATCCATGTGATGGGCAACCTCGCCGATCCGTCGCAACTGGGTAACGGCATCGCGGTGGCTTTCGTCGCGACGATCTACGGCGTGGCCAGTGCCAACCTGATCCTCTTGCCGGTCGCGGCCAAGCTCAAGTCCATCGCGTTGCGGCAGTCGCGTTATCGCGAAATGTTGCTGGAAGGAATTCTGTCGATCGCCGAAGGTGAAAACCCGCGCTCTATCGAGCTGAAGCTTCAGGGCTTCATGGATTGA
- a CDS encoding protein-glutamate methylesterase/protein-glutamine glutaminase encodes MAVKVLVVDDSGFFRRRVSEILSADPSIQVVGTATNGKEAIDQAMALKPDVITMDYEMPMMDGITAVRHIMQRCPTPVLMFSSLTHEGARVTLDALDAGAVDFLPKNFEDISRNPEKVKQLLCEKVHSISRSNRRFSAYSAPAPAAAPAPTPAPAASSYSSHSSHSSPVPARPAPAPARASAASASSSAPKRKAYKLVAIGTSTGGPVALQRVLTQLPANFPAPIVLIQHMPAAFTKAFAERLDKLCRISVKEAEDGDILRPGLALLAPGGKQMMIDGRGAVKILPGDERLNYKPCVDITFGSAAKSYGDKVLAVVLTGMGADGREGARLLKQGGSSVWAQDEASCVIYGMPMAIVKADLADAVYGLDDIGKHIVEACI; translated from the coding sequence ATGGCAGTCAAAGTCCTGGTGGTGGACGATTCGGGTTTTTTCCGCCGCCGCGTCTCGGAAATTCTTTCGGCGGATCCGAGCATCCAGGTGGTCGGCACGGCCACCAACGGTAAAGAGGCGATCGATCAGGCCATGGCCCTCAAGCCTGACGTGATCACCATGGACTACGAGATGCCGATGATGGACGGCATCACGGCGGTGCGGCACATCATGCAGCGCTGCCCGACCCCGGTGTTGATGTTCTCCTCGCTGACCCACGAAGGCGCCCGGGTCACCCTGGATGCGCTGGACGCCGGCGCGGTGGATTTCCTGCCGAAGAATTTCGAAGACATCTCGCGCAACCCCGAAAAGGTCAAGCAGTTGCTGTGCGAGAAAGTCCACAGCATCTCGCGCAGCAATCGTCGTTTCAGTGCCTACAGCGCGCCGGCCCCCGCCGCTGCGCCAGCGCCGACGCCTGCCCCGGCAGCGTCGAGCTACAGCAGCCACAGCAGCCACAGCAGCCCTGTGCCGGCGCGTCCGGCGCCAGCGCCTGCTCGTGCATCCGCTGCCAGCGCTTCGTCGTCGGCCCCGAAACGCAAGGCCTACAAACTGGTTGCCATCGGCACCTCGACGGGCGGCCCGGTTGCGCTGCAACGCGTGCTGACGCAATTGCCGGCGAACTTCCCGGCGCCGATCGTGCTGATCCAGCACATGCCGGCAGCGTTCACCAAGGCCTTTGCCGAACGTCTCGACAAGCTCTGCCGCATCAGCGTCAAGGAAGCCGAGGATGGCGACATTCTGCGTCCGGGCCTGGCGCTGCTGGCGCCGGGTGGCAAGCAAATGATGATCGACGGCCGTGGCGCGGTGAAGATTCTGCCGGGTGACGAGCGTCTGAACTACAAGCCGTGCGTGGACATTACCTTCGGTTCGGCGGCGAAATCCTACGGCGACAAAGTTCTGGCAGTGGTCCTCACCGGCATGGGCGCCGACGGTCGCGAAGGCGCACGTCTGCTCAAGCAGGGCGGCAGCTCGGTGTGGGCGCAAGATGAGGCAAGCTGCGTGATCTACGGCATGCCGATGGCCATCGTCAAAGCCGATCTGGCTGACGCCGTGTACGGTCTGGACGATATCGGCAAGCACATCGTCGAGGCGTGTATCTGA